A region from the Sulfurivermis fontis genome encodes:
- a CDS encoding methyl-accepting chemotaxis protein: protein MDIVFRPGIGLLNRLRYPHKFLFIGVIFLAPLVVMGYFLVNEVNQRIRFMEQERLGVEYIAQLRKPIQDIQQHRGMSAAFLNGDASFRERMAQRQAAIDAHFATLRSVDQRLGSALKSGDKLATLERQWNTLKGEVTTYTPPQSFERHTALIEGLRDFITYLADTSNLILDPELDSYYLMDLMVARLPALTEGMGQSRAIGSGVAARHAFTPQSWAQLAIRIDRIREAEKALNYNLTTAMRENPALAGRLQQAGAQAASTVASYTTLINGMLEQDQVSVSAAEIFDQSTRAIDAVFGLFDLIVPTLDGLLTQRIADYNNIKAVTLAVMLSVLLAMVYIFSAFYMAVLRSIADLKDAIHRMADGDLTVNLTLQTRDEIRHIADQVNAMASRFRELVGNVLRSTHQVATAAEELSAVSEQTNQGINEQLAQTDQVATAVNQMSATVQEVARSAASTSDATRNAQQESHTGHGVVRDTVKTINALAEEIRSAAGVVRKLGEDSEEIGKVLDVIRTIAEQTNLLALNAAIEAARAGEQGRGFAVVADEVRTLAGRTQQSTQEIQAMIERLQSGARQAVQAMVASESKTEEGVAMAARAGEALDSITRSVATIADMSAQIAAAAEEQATVAEEINRNVTQIAQVSDQNAAASTQTASSSTELARLAEELNGMVAVFRV, encoded by the coding sequence ATGGACATAGTCTTCAGGCCCGGCATCGGGCTGCTCAACCGTTTGCGCTATCCGCACAAGTTCCTGTTCATCGGTGTGATCTTCCTGGCGCCCCTGGTGGTGATGGGCTATTTCCTCGTCAACGAGGTCAACCAGCGCATCCGCTTCATGGAACAGGAGCGGCTCGGCGTCGAGTACATCGCCCAGCTGCGCAAGCCGATCCAGGACATCCAGCAGCACCGCGGCATGAGCGCCGCCTTCCTCAACGGCGACGCCAGCTTCCGTGAGCGCATGGCACAGCGTCAGGCCGCCATCGACGCCCATTTCGCCACCCTGCGCAGCGTCGATCAACGTCTGGGCAGCGCCCTCAAGAGCGGCGACAAGCTCGCCACGCTGGAGCGGCAATGGAATACGCTGAAAGGCGAAGTCACCACCTACACCCCGCCGCAGAGCTTCGAGCGCCACACCGCCCTCATCGAGGGCCTGCGTGACTTCATCACCTACCTCGCCGACACCTCCAACCTGATCCTCGACCCGGAACTGGACAGCTACTACCTGATGGACCTGATGGTGGCGCGCCTGCCGGCGCTCACCGAGGGCATGGGGCAGTCGCGCGCCATCGGTTCCGGCGTCGCGGCGCGGCACGCCTTCACACCGCAGAGCTGGGCGCAGCTGGCGATCCGCATCGATCGCATCCGCGAGGCGGAAAAGGCTCTGAACTACAACCTGACCACGGCCATGCGCGAAAACCCGGCCCTGGCCGGCAGGCTGCAACAGGCGGGCGCACAGGCAGCGAGCACCGTCGCCAGCTATACCACCCTCATCAACGGCATGCTGGAGCAGGATCAAGTCAGCGTCAGCGCCGCCGAGATCTTCGATCAGAGCACCCGCGCCATCGACGCCGTCTTCGGCCTGTTCGATCTCATCGTGCCCACCCTGGATGGGCTGCTGACCCAGCGCATCGCCGACTACAACAACATCAAGGCCGTGACCCTGGCCGTGATGCTGAGCGTGCTGTTGGCGATGGTATACATCTTCTCGGCCTTCTATATGGCCGTGCTGCGTTCCATCGCCGATCTCAAGGACGCCATCCACCGCATGGCCGACGGCGACCTTACCGTGAACCTGACCCTGCAGACGCGCGATGAAATCCGCCACATCGCCGATCAGGTGAATGCCATGGCCAGCCGCTTCCGCGAACTGGTGGGCAACGTATTGCGCTCCACCCACCAGGTGGCCACGGCGGCGGAAGAGCTGTCGGCGGTCAGCGAGCAGACCAACCAGGGCATCAACGAACAACTGGCGCAGACCGATCAGGTGGCCACGGCAGTGAACCAGATGAGCGCCACCGTGCAGGAGGTGGCGCGCAGCGCCGCCTCCACCTCCGATGCGACACGCAACGCCCAGCAGGAATCGCACACCGGCCACGGCGTGGTGCGCGATACGGTGAAAACCATCAATGCCCTGGCCGAGGAAATCCGCAGCGCTGCCGGTGTCGTGCGCAAGCTGGGCGAGGACAGTGAGGAGATCGGCAAGGTGCTGGACGTAATCCGCACCATCGCCGAACAGACCAACCTGCTCGCCCTCAACGCCGCCATCGAGGCCGCGCGCGCCGGCGAGCAGGGCCGCGGCTTTGCCGTGGTGGCCGATGAGGTGCGCACCCTGGCGGGACGTACCCAGCAATCGACGCAGGAGATCCAGGCAATGATCGAACGCCTGCAATCGGGTGCACGCCAGGCCGTGCAGGCCATGGTGGCCAGCGAGAGCAAGACCGAGGAAGGCGTGGCCATGGCGGCCCGTGCTGGCGAGGCGCTGGACTCCATCACCCGCTCGGTGGCCACCATCGCCGACATGAGCGCGCAGATCGCCGCCGCCGCCGAGGAGCAGGCCACCGTGGCCGAGGAGATCAACCGCAACGTGACGCAAATCGCCCAGGTGTCGGATCAGAACGCCGCCGCCTCCACCCAGACGGCCTCCTCCAGCACCGAACTGGCCCGTCTGGCGGAGGAGCTGAACGGTATGGTGGCCGTGTTCCGGGTATGA